A window of Rufibacter sp. LB8 contains these coding sequences:
- a CDS encoding flavin reductase family protein, whose amino-acid sequence MKTFNPKDIPTGEFHSLMLGAIAPRPIAFASTVDNEGNVNLSPFSFFNCFGSNPPVLIFSPARRVRDNTGKHTLENVLETGEVVINIGNYAMVEQMSLASTEYDKGVNEFIKAGLTPAPSTLIKPPRVAEAPAAFECKVLEVKPIGDKGGAANLVICEALLLHVKDEVFGEDGKTIDPFKLDAVARLGGDWYLRAQGDCLFELPKPLRNKGMGIDQLPNHIKTSSVLTGNHLARLGNTESFPTTDEISAFASEPMYRYLMQTHQQNPAELARQIHLLAKKLLEEGRVTDAWKALLSLQN is encoded by the coding sequence TTGAAAACCTTCAACCCCAAAGATATACCCACCGGCGAGTTCCACAGTCTTATGCTGGGGGCTATTGCGCCGCGGCCTATTGCGTTTGCCAGCACAGTTGACAATGAAGGCAATGTGAACCTGAGTCCTTTTAGTTTTTTCAACTGTTTTGGGTCTAATCCGCCGGTGCTTATCTTCTCGCCTGCCCGCCGCGTGCGCGACAACACCGGCAAACATACGCTGGAGAATGTGCTGGAAACCGGGGAGGTGGTCATCAACATCGGCAATTACGCCATGGTAGAGCAGATGTCACTGGCCAGCACCGAGTATGACAAAGGCGTGAACGAATTCATAAAAGCCGGCCTCACTCCTGCGCCCTCTACCTTGATCAAACCGCCCCGTGTGGCCGAGGCGCCCGCCGCTTTTGAATGCAAGGTGTTGGAAGTGAAACCCATTGGTGACAAAGGCGGCGCGGCCAACCTGGTCATCTGTGAGGCTTTGTTGCTGCACGTGAAAGATGAAGTTTTCGGCGAAGACGGCAAGACCATTGACCCGTTCAAACTGGACGCCGTGGCGCGCCTGGGCGGCGACTGGTACTTGCGCGCGCAAGGTGACTGCTTGTTTGAATTGCCCAAGCCGCTCCGTAACAAGGGCATGGGCATTGACCAATTGCCGAACCACATCAAGACCAGTTCGGTGCTTACCGGCAACCACCTGGCCCGTTTAGGGAACACCGAAAGCTTTCCGACTACAGATGAAATTAGTGCTTTCGCCAGTGAACCCATGTACCGGTACTTAATGCAAACCCACCAGCAAAACCCCGCTGAGTTGGCGCGCCAAATCCATCTGTTAGCCAAAAAATTGCTGGAGGAAGGCCGCGTCACAGATGCCTGGAAAGCATTGCTGTCACTTCAGAATTAA
- a CDS encoding PhzF family phenazine biosynthesis protein, whose amino-acid sequence MQTIPFYIVDVFADAPFKGNQLAVFQQAQHLTTEQMLQIAQEIGFAESTFLMADQPTEQGFPVRIFTVEYEVPFAGHPTLGTAFVLQQFILKQEVPQLSLHVAVGEIPVEIMYQGNRPHFLSMRQINPTFGPPLPTQEFAEALGLPEAAFNFQFPIQEVSTGLPFLIIPLKTLADIQNVCIDPKPMQAYLEKHELYKTQRPDGLTVALYFFCPQTYHPTHQINARMLALENGHIIEDAATGSANGCLLGYLLHHDYYPNEELNLLVEQGYEIKRNATIKLQGKKHAPGQYEINVGGQVQLIAKGEWFVS is encoded by the coding sequence ATGCAAACAATTCCCTTTTACATAGTTGACGTTTTCGCAGATGCGCCGTTCAAAGGCAACCAATTAGCGGTTTTCCAGCAGGCGCAGCACCTAACCACCGAGCAGATGCTCCAGATTGCACAGGAAATAGGCTTCGCGGAATCTACCTTTCTCATGGCCGACCAACCCACCGAACAAGGGTTTCCGGTACGCATCTTTACAGTGGAATATGAGGTCCCGTTTGCGGGGCACCCCACCTTGGGCACAGCCTTTGTGCTGCAACAGTTTATCTTGAAGCAGGAAGTCCCGCAGCTGTCCCTCCACGTGGCCGTAGGCGAAATTCCCGTTGAAATCATGTACCAAGGCAACCGACCGCATTTTCTGTCTATGCGCCAAATCAACCCAACGTTTGGCCCTCCCCTGCCCACGCAGGAATTCGCGGAAGCGTTAGGCTTGCCAGAGGCGGCGTTTAATTTTCAGTTTCCTATTCAGGAAGTTTCCACGGGGCTTCCGTTCCTCATCATTCCGCTGAAGACGCTAGCCGATATTCAAAACGTGTGCATAGACCCGAAACCGATGCAGGCCTACCTTGAAAAACATGAACTCTACAAAACGCAACGTCCCGACGGCCTCACGGTAGCGCTTTATTTTTTCTGCCCCCAAACCTACCACCCAACGCACCAAATCAACGCGCGCATGCTTGCCCTGGAAAACGGCCATATAATTGAAGACGCCGCCACGGGCAGTGCCAACGGCTGTCTTTTAGGCTATCTGCTGCACCATGATTATTACCCAAATGAGGAGTTGAACCTATTGGTGGAGCAGGGCTATGAAATCAAAAGGAACGCCACCATCAAACTGCAAGGCAAGAAACACGCACCAGGCCAATATGAAATCAACGTGGGCGGCCAGGTACAGTTGATCGCCAAGGGCGAATGGTTTGTGTCGTAA
- the fahA gene encoding fumarylacetoacetase, with translation MISANDPSLHSWIEINPQSDFQIQNLPFGIFQAQDRDPRVGVAIGDYVLDVYVLTQHRLFDMLDLEDPTVFHQPTLNAFMALGKPIWRQVRGRISELLRNDNPEIRDNRTLMAECLLKQKDVQMLMPVHVPNYTDFYSSIDHATNVGTMFRDPANALLPNWKHLPVGYHGRASSIVPSGVPIRRPKGQTKPADADAPVLGPTKQLDFELEVAFITGQPTALGTSLTTQEAEEYIFGLVLFNDWSARDIQAWEYVPLGPFLAKNFGSSISPWVVTLDALEPFRVEGQAQEPKVLPYLEFSGNKNIDINLEVTLQAPGLDQEALLCRSNYKHLYWNMNQQLAHHTVNGCNLEVGDMYASGTISGPTPDSFGSMLELTWRGTKPLTLPDGSERKFINDGDVVTLRGYAEKNGVRVGFGEVRTEILPAL, from the coding sequence ATGATTTCTGCCAACGACCCTTCGCTCCACTCCTGGATTGAGATTAACCCCCAGAGTGATTTCCAGATTCAGAACCTCCCCTTCGGGATTTTTCAGGCGCAGGACCGTGACCCGCGGGTGGGCGTAGCCATTGGCGACTATGTACTGGACGTGTACGTGCTCACCCAGCACCGGCTCTTTGACATGCTGGATCTGGAAGACCCCACCGTTTTCCATCAGCCCACGCTCAACGCCTTCATGGCGCTGGGTAAACCCATCTGGCGGCAGGTGCGCGGCCGCATCTCAGAACTCCTCCGCAACGACAACCCTGAGATACGCGACAACCGCACTTTAATGGCCGAATGCCTTCTCAAACAGAAAGACGTGCAGATGCTCATGCCCGTACACGTGCCCAACTACACAGATTTCTACTCCAGCATTGACCACGCCACCAACGTGGGCACCATGTTCCGGGACCCGGCCAACGCGCTTTTGCCCAACTGGAAACACTTACCGGTGGGCTACCATGGTCGTGCCTCGTCAATTGTGCCGTCTGGCGTGCCCATCAGAAGACCAAAGGGCCAAACCAAACCCGCCGATGCTGATGCTCCTGTTCTTGGGCCTACCAAGCAGCTTGATTTTGAATTGGAGGTAGCGTTTATCACTGGTCAGCCAACGGCGCTGGGCACTTCGCTCACCACTCAGGAGGCCGAGGAATACATTTTTGGGCTGGTGTTGTTCAATGACTGGTCGGCCAGAGACATTCAGGCCTGGGAATACGTGCCGTTGGGTCCGTTTCTGGCCAAGAACTTCGGGTCTTCCATTTCGCCGTGGGTAGTGACCTTAGATGCCCTGGAACCGTTCAGGGTGGAAGGGCAAGCGCAGGAACCCAAGGTTTTGCCTTATCTGGAATTCTCTGGAAACAAGAACATAGACATCAACCTGGAAGTCACCCTGCAAGCCCCCGGCCTGGACCAGGAAGCCCTCCTTTGTCGCTCCAACTACAAGCATCTGTACTGGAACATGAACCAGCAGTTGGCGCACCACACGGTCAACGGCTGTAACCTTGAAGTGGGCGACATGTACGCCTCTGGCACCATTTCCGGGCCTACGCCAGATTCCTTCGGGTCTATGCTGGAACTCACCTGGCGTGGCACCAAACCGCTCACCCTACCAGATGGTTCCGAAAGAAAATTCATCAACGACGGCGATGTGGTCACCCTACGCGGCTACGCCGAAAAAAATGGCGTGCGCGTTGGTTTTGGCGAAGTGCGCACTGAGATTTTGCCCGCTCTTTAA
- a CDS encoding DUF1206 domain-containing protein codes for MNQREKGWIETFAKFGHAAKGIVYFLMGALTAMTAVGIGGEKASNSDALKEVNSWPGGDFLLALLGLGLVGYSVWRFIQAIKDTEDKGNEAKGLVQRVAFAVSGVLHGALAFLAFKIAIGSQNSSSGGSREKEIASELLSSSWGKYAAIALGLIIVANGVYQIIKAYKGSFMKEVEGLPSGQYTTLKKAGKAGFTARGIVFAIIGFLFLRAVWSNNPNRAEGTEGAFTFLQTSPFGSYLLGVVALGLMCYGVFMLVQARYSTIQLT; via the coding sequence ATGAACCAACGAGAGAAAGGCTGGATTGAAACATTTGCAAAGTTTGGGCACGCAGCCAAAGGTATTGTTTATTTCTTAATGGGCGCTCTTACTGCTATGACCGCTGTTGGTATTGGTGGCGAAAAGGCTTCTAACTCAGACGCGCTAAAAGAAGTAAATTCCTGGCCGGGCGGAGATTTCTTGTTGGCTCTGTTAGGCTTGGGTTTGGTGGGGTATAGTGTATGGCGATTCATTCAAGCAATTAAAGACACAGAAGATAAAGGAAATGAGGCAAAAGGACTCGTACAACGGGTGGCTTTTGCTGTAAGTGGGGTGTTGCATGGAGCACTGGCATTTCTGGCTTTTAAAATAGCTATTGGTAGCCAAAATTCTTCGTCGGGCGGATCAAGGGAAAAAGAAATAGCTTCTGAATTACTGAGCAGCTCTTGGGGCAAATATGCAGCTATAGCGCTGGGATTAATTATTGTGGCCAACGGAGTCTATCAAATAATAAAAGCCTATAAAGGATCCTTCATGAAGGAAGTGGAAGGGCTGCCATCGGGCCAGTACACAACGTTAAAAAAAGCCGGCAAGGCAGGGTTCACGGCCCGGGGCATTGTCTTCGCTATCATTGGGTTTCTCTTTTTAAGGGCAGTTTGGAGCAATAACCCCAATCGGGCCGAGGGGACCGAAGGCGCCTTCACCTTTTTGCAAACATCCCCATTTGGGAGTTACCTATTGGGGGTGGTGGCCCTTGGGCTTATGTGCTACGGCGTGTTCATGCTGGTGCAGGCCAGGTACAGTACCATTCAGTTAACATAG